The nucleotide window tagttttagttagttttagttttttttttaaaatgtgtattacttgtgcgcaatatttaaaaaacaccatgggagcgacgtcatctgaaggtgcttttctattggctgctgctagatgacgtcacttgtgtgtgacacactttcaaacgtcctcattccggtaatttcaaaataaatctacttaaaatcacatttaaaatcatccccaaaggctcatgcattaaattcattaccaaagactaaaacaaatgacacttttgttataattatagtttagttttagttagttttgtaaacataaaatgtagtttgttagttttcgttttttaaaaagcatttccgtttttattttatttcgttaatgacattatttcttgaattttagtttttattttcttgaaaatgctttctttcagttgagtttttattcatttgagcttttttttctatatggaATATTTGTTGTGTGTaagattttaaaatgtacagtgtaaaaaaaaagtaaacctcAATTCCCGAATACTAAAatgcatacatttaaaatgaccacCAAAAGCTCATGTACaacattaattaacaaaatcgaAATTGAAACTCATGTTACatcacctgcgccacaacttagaccggCAGGCATCAAATGTAGTCTACTGTCAGGTGCGCCAAGCGCCAAATTGCAAAGTTTACTTCCAAATGCTGTCTACGAAATAGAGCTCTTTGTCTCTTATCTATGTACTTATTTCATAGTGCCCCCCTAGTGTTCAAAACTGAAATGCCTTGTGCTACAAGCTACATTTAAGTGGAAAACATGTGGCATGCAATTGGATGTCAAAACGTCAAGATACTCTTCTAAAGCGTCTTATTTTTCAATGAAACTTTTGTTCAAGAAGTTTGTTCTTCAATACGCAGTTTCAGTGAGTGCTTAAATACTTAAACTTGTAATCAGTCTAAAAAAAGTGGTAACagtgcatccctaatatatacttAGTATCAAACAATTGTCGCATACAAACCGTGGTGATCATTTCAAGTTTAAGGTACTTTTTTTGGAGTCCCTTGACATAACTAATGATGTAAAACGCTGAACACGCTGACCCACGGAATAATGCTCACATTTAGCACACTCTGTCACTGAAGCCCATTTAAAGTGAATTTGTTTCCATCAACAGAGGTAATCAGCAGTCAAAGTGAAACCTTGGTGTCCCAGTGGTGTTCTCATTGCTCCAGGGACCCCGCCCAGCCCTTCCACGCTCCACACTGAGGCATTAATTAATGGTCCCTAAAAGGGACACTGTGTGATCACAGAGGTAAAACAAACACTAGTGTAGTAATGCCACACAAGTGTTACATAAAAATTCCCTGACAATCTTTAGCCACTTCTGGAGGAAACCACTGCCAAGAAGTTAGTCAAGCTGGTGAATTTTAGAGCAGTGGAGCAGAATGTTTGGCAAAGGTAAATAAAGGTTATTTGAGGGCAGGTGTTAAATGATACAGCTTTCGCCCAAGCATCTGTGTGTTGTGATTTACTCATACTTGTATGTGTTTTCAAGCTGGAAAAGAGAGGaacaatttttaaattgatAATCGAATCATTATTTGTAATGCATGGGTATTCTTCCTCAtcgtcaaattattttttaataatgctaTTCAGCCTGAATAGTTCAGGAATTGATTGAGTGGATAACGTGATTTGGTAGTCATGGCAACATCACATGGGTCCAATTAAACATAGGGTCCATCAGTGTATGCGGGGACATGCTCGGGTCGGGTCCATTTATAGCCTCTGCAGCTGTTGCACTCGAGTCATTACCACCACTTACTTACTAGATTTGCAGCAATTCGCCCCCAAAGCATGCACGGGAGAACGTTTAATAAAGTTACTGAAGTCGTAAAGAACACATAAACTTTCCCTCCACGCAGCACTTTTATGTTAGCGTTAAGAGGACCAGTGAGTCCTCTTGTTAGGCCGGTGGTTAAGTTGCTCATCATTGCTACTACAATAGCATGACTTACAGATTTAATTCATTCATATAAATGAGGTGAAGCGATgtggatgaaaaataaatacggtGGAACGCCGCCTACTCATGGTTCGGCACCTGCGGGTTtgcatattagaaaaaaaaataaacaacatcagatttttttttgtgtgtgtaacgcACATTGCAGGTTCatcaggttttttttaaaatatttttttgtgttggaatatatatatatatatatatatatatatatatatatatatatatatatatatatatatatatatggtagtATATTCTGCTTATAATGGAGGGTCCACTGCACAACTAAAATAAAGCCacataaaaaattattaattaattatggcACAATTGTATTGTTGGAACATACACAATACATAAATAGAAATTACccgtaaggtgtttttttttttttttttttaaatttcacaatACAAAcatgaatgtttgttttaatcacTGACTAATCTACAAACGTCCCAACTGGACAAACGTGGAAGATAAAAGCGTTCTATACAGCAGACAAAACAACGACAAGCCGGCAACTTCCTTCGTGAGGATGAAACAGCAATGCACTTCCTGTTCAGACATACTAAAGCCTCCTGTGACCCCTTTGCACAAAACCGTGTCACGTTCATGTAATTCCCTCCAGTGTTTACTTTAAACTGTCAGTACAGCACACAAATTAACGTACACTCAAAAAGCGATAATCACTCCCTCCTGCTGTTTAAATATTTGctctttttcctttttacttTTGTGTCTTATCAACGGTTGTCGGCACATGATGTGCTGAACGAGAGACGGCCTTGTAAACAGTGCAGGGCCATAAATCAACTTGTCAACTGCTTGTATTTTGATAAGAAATCAATTAAATATCAGTGTCATGTAAGAGGCGAAATTTGAAGGACGAGCGACACGCGAGCTGGTTAGCCTTGGTGACGTTGGATAATAGCAGCATAATAGCGTCGTCGCGTAATAGCGTCATCACAGAGTGACGAATTCCAACACTATCAATAGGCAAAAGGTGAGACTCATGAAGGACAAGTGTGCTATGACTTTTGTCAACCCAATACATTGGTTGAGAAATACATTGGTGTCTTGACTTTAGAGCTGCAAttaataatcgattaatctgtcGATTGTTTCAGCCCTTACGGAATGGAGGAAACCGATTTGTCATCATAGACCTGACTAAAAGTCAAATTAGCTTGTTTATATCCTCGAATGCGGAAAACGTCTTTGTTTTGATTCCTGCGTGAGGAGGTGCTATCTGTCCTAATAGCCAAACTTGCACAAACAAGTGCCTCCTACGCTGGTGGAAGAGGACAAAGAGGCGGAGAACCACACATGAGCAGAGGAAGGAAGATGTGCATAGGCCCGAAAACAAGAAACATTTGCCCCAAGAAAGACATTTGCAGTTTCGCAAGTGTGGCTTCGTACTTCCCAGGTATGCGCTAGTGCAGCATCACGGACGCGGATGACATCAGAGCGACCCGATTGGAGAACGGCATTCTCTGACATTGTTCCTTTGACATTCAGAATCtcaacttttcattttatattgcAGAACATTTCCAATACTGTACTTCATGACTGATAAGTTTGATTTATTCACagctttatttttaaacaattggTTTGCCTTTTTATTCACAacacaaatgtatattttttttaaatcctaacgAGGTGCCTACTGTCAAACTAATCATGAAACAAAGATATTTGATACAAATCACATACTATAACTTTGCCTCAAAGATTCATTAGCTTTAATGCTAACGCATAACATAGACAAGCTAAAAATTAGCATCTATGTGGTGGTGTGATCAAGCTTTGGCAACAGATATTCACAACATATGTTGACAGACAATACTCAACCATATATTCTTTATAAACTCCTAAAAGACTGACAGCAGATCACCGAGTGAATTATtgtacagtagttgtgaaattcctctttgtcagatttttttttttttttttttaacaaatgttctCTCAGCCAAAACCTATTTTTCCCCTatgcatttgcattttcaaaATATGTTTAATGTAATTTCCCCTgcccatttcattttatattcctGCATTTAAGCCTTGATCACTTACTATTCTGACTGTACACGATgtattaatatatttaaatattgtgcatttattgATCATACGTTTTCCTTTTGAATGTTAGATGCTCCCATCACTTACATGTAACTGTAATAAATTACAAAACACACTCATACAGTACAAAACAGTAAATCAACCATATCACTTAtgaaaagacattttatttcaattatgacTTGCAAAAATATACACGTATTGCTGAGACTTGATTATCATCTTGCTTGAGAATGTAGATTTCTGCAAGACATAATACAAAAGGCTACACGGCTACCCACTTGCGGTAGAGTCCTTTCCTCCATTTATTTGCACGTTTTTAGTACACTATAACCACTTACTGCCGTATCCGTCAGCTGTGTCCCGGGTCAGAGGTGAGAAGAGCGTATACAGGTGACCTGCAACCCGATGCCCGCCGCCACGGGTAGAGAGTGTGCCGCGTCGCGGTCATCAAACATGACCGAACGTGACCTGGAGAATCCAGAAGGTGTGCCTTGTAAAAAACTGTCGCCGGTTTAGTGTAAAATAACAATGATTTGTTGTACTGTACTGTTTGGGGGAGAGATTTGCTATTAAGAAGGATGCCCAAGGTTAGAAAAACACAGCGGACGCTCACTCTCTGCCATCTCTGTCATCGTctcactgggggaaaaaaaacaatgacgttAGCGGCTTGGTTAGCCACAGCATAGGCAAAAGGTCATGAGCGTTTACCCGTCGCATTTTGTTCGCCGGCGGGTTGCTTTGGCCTGCTCAATGCTGTTGGGGAAAAATAGTACTGTTTTagaaacataattttaaaaaatacaaataaagtggTTTAtaaagcgtttttattttatttttttaaataaattatttaattagaaattaactaaaaatacaCTGAAtacgttttaattaaaaataaataaatctgaaaacGTCTAAACGAATGCAACAAATAGTAGTCCTTTTTAGAATCAAACTGCACGGTGGGCCGGATTATTGAGCACTGCAAGTGAGCACCCGAGCCCAACTTTGTCCAGCCCTGCTTTAAACCCTTGCATGTACAATTAGTGAAGATTTCATGAAGGGGATAGTTTGTCCTATGGGaacatttttttggttgtcTATCGTGTTTGATTTTGTGGCATTTTGCTAAGCTAAGCAGTCATTCTGCTAAGCTGACATTCCCCTCCGCCCACTTTCATACAATGACTTCCTCTTACTTCTACTTTGCCAcatcacatgttttttttttgttttttttttaccccggcATAGCCTGGGAACAAAGCTAATCCTCCTAGCGTATGGAGGGAGGGGAGACGTACAATGCCGGTTTGTGCGTTCTCGCTGGTGCGGACCTCCTCCTGTGTGGTCCTCCGAGGTCCTGTGAGAGCCGGCCCCGGGCGTGGCTCTCCTGCATGGGGAGAGATGTCTTAATGTTCAGAATAATTCACATACAACATGATAGATACTAAATGGATAGATACtaaatggatagatagatagatagatagatagatagatagatagatagatagatagatagatagatagatagatagatagatagatagatagatagaatacAAACATAGGTTTACAATTTACACTCAAAACGCTCATCTGAAAtcttctttccccattgaaatgaaaggaaatgccattaatcagtTACAGCCCCACAAAAAATAgagaaaaatgttgttttttttattagaaaaatagCACcctacagtctttttttttttttttaacatacagtAATAACACAGAACACACTTAGATTTGTAGCAACTAAGCTATagtaatatgtttttgtttttgcagaggataaagaatatatgcctgtgagtatcaTATGCTCTGGTTGCATGTGTTGCTTCCCTTTTTGTTCAAATATCTGTTGTTTAAAGGTTTATAATTATCGCAGCTTTGACGCTAGCTTCATCAGGCTGTCTGAGGATGAAGGAAAGTGATTACTGTGTACATTATTTATGACATCGAGCAGATGAGCTGAGTCACGCGTTGGTCAATAGCAGGCACAATAGATGCAGAGCGTTACCGTAATCCGGGCGTTGCGGGCGTCCCGCGTGGAGGGATGGGGATCAGCGAGTGCAACAGATGGTATCAGGGAGTCCAATCCAGGTGGAGTTACATTTTCACCTTGGAATTCctacagagggaaaaaaaaaatgcaccccGTGTTCCTCACTATGTCCAGTGGCGAGAGATGGGAGAGggtttatttatatacagtgtttattttacagtaccctGACGAGAGTGAGGCCTCACTATTATGTGATATACTGTATAAGCATCTCCATGTATCAAAGTGGGGTGGGGTTTTTCTCCCTGTGAACCTGCGGCTTGTCCGTAAATTGACTAATGTATTTTAAGGAACTTTATGATTCAAATTGATTGATGTTCATAAATTTCTGACTCATTTAGAGACACTAACGCTCATTTGGGTGAATTCCCTTGAGGAAGTGTGTCAAAGTATGTCCTGGAAatcacccaaaatggctgcttgaaAACCAAAATGGTTAACTTTCTGTTCAATTTCGAACATTAGTCCTTGAAACCTTTCCGTACATCCTGCTATGATAGACGACCAGCAAATTTCTCGTTGCTCTGTAAAACTAGTTTAAGAGGCAcatattttttgcaattttccAGGGGTGTTGCTGGGTTGGGGTCATGTAGAGAGAACAAACTTTGAGTATACAGTTGAATgttcagattttatttatttatttttcatgtttaccCCCATTTTTTCACCATTTATTCAATTttggcttttgttttttaaatttagttagtttaaattagtttttagagcaaatttgtgagttgtatttatttttgtaacttgTTCAAGTTTAatttgtgttagtttttttatgaatatatagagtatttgtcaagtgcaatatgaaaaaaaaaggtcactaagTATTGTGTAATAGAACTGGTGTCAATGGctgagttttttatttatttatttatttttttatttttttattgtcaaacaccccagagggcgctattgagcaagtTATCTGTGCCTTACGTTATGACCAGCcagcagaggtgggtagtaacgagttacatttaGTCCGTTACATGCACTtgagtaacttaaaaaaaaaaaaaaaagtacttctaagagtagttttaccacacaatactttttacttttacttgagtagatgtgtgaagaagaATCGCTACTCTTACTCCGCTATATTTGGCTACATTAAAGTAgttactttttttctcctccttttttcgttcattatctttaccagagacgccaacagcggttctgccacatgactgcatttcaccaatcagacgtagcaataataatcacatgacgactccttcccttaacattctaccaatcagacgtaacaaTGCAGTCACGTGACGCATCGGAAACGCTGTCGGGATTTGGAAAGAGGCAGCGGGAGAGGACGAAGCCGAACACCCCATGGCCTTATATAATTAGCATGTTTACCTTACACGCCGTGCGGAATAACATCTTTATAATGCGGTGTCTTATGTGTCTGCCGAAACAAACGGACATTTCGgcatataaaaattccacatcgaATCTGAGTTAACATGTCGCGGTTAGTTTGACCTAAATTCCCTTTTCACTTTGTTTACTGTTGCTATAAATGAAACAGATCACGACACgttatatggaggcatgaattggcGGTAGCCACTAAGTGTCAAATTATTCACGGTAAAGATAGTTTTTGTAACAGATAAACACTTGACTCCATGTAATGCCAGaacctggtaagaaaacatATCAATGTCTTATTCAATGCAGCAATGATAGCatatgaaaacataaaatatttagGCTAAAAAGTACAAGCTTCTAATTGTTATGCTGGATGGGTATTAACAGAAATTAAGTGACTGCAATATTTTCAGTGTACACtcagatttaatacattaatcatcataaatcctactctaatatagttaacttaatttaactttgcgaattgaactgaatgtgtgatttcaatggcttacTTGCCAGTAAACTCATAgcctgatatttttttgtgtcaacagagggttcaccccaacaaaatgaatgttttgtctgtctgatgacattgtttttaaaaaataaatcagacaatgttcaaccagttactcagtacttgagtattcttttcagtaaatacttttttacttctacttgagtaaattttttaatgactactttttacttttacttgagtaatattattttgaagtaatgctACTCTTACTtggagtacaatttttggctactctacccgcCTCTGCCAGCCAGCGCACATTAAATTTCTACCTTTAAGTCCAGGACGTGTTTCAGTTTGAGACGGAAGAACTCCTGCTCCTTCAGCTGGATGAACTCCTGACAGTTGGCGAAGCCCTCAGTCATCTGTACAACAAAAGCAAACGTCCTGAAAAGAAGTCATTTGTAGCTGACTTGAAAGCATGCATGGTGGAGCGTCACCTTGTGAAGGATGGCCTCTAGCTCGCTGAGCCTCTCTCTCAAGTGTTTGTCCTTGGAGTGGACGGCGTCCAGTTCGCGGGCCAGTTGCCACTTCTCTTCCCTGACCAAGGTCAGCTCCTGCGCTTGCCGTTGGCTTTCCGTGTTTTGGTAGGAACGCTCCTAATAAAGTAAGGGAATGAGGAGGTTATTTAAATAATTACTATTCGAAGGCATTTCACTTTACGTTATTAATCTGCTTGTATTGGGGTGAACACAAAAAAGCCAAATCTACAGCTGAGTGATGACTCTTCTGACATTTGTTCTTCATTCACCTGATTCACTTTCTCCAGTGTCTCCTCCAGATGCTGGACTCGGGCCTGAAGTGCGTTCGTCTGGCCCGCTTCCAGGGTCCTCAGAGCGCCCCTGACCTGGTCCAGCTCTGTCTGGGAGCTCTTCAGCCGGCCCTGGAGTCTCAGCACAATGTCGCGGTTCTTGTCGCAGGAGCAGCTGTGGAGCGGCTGCAGCTTTTTGTGCTcttctgggaaaaaaatgacagaaaaaacacaacaaaacaaaagcgtgTAAATCACAACCGCAGGGAGTTTCACACGCATTAAAAAAGGGCTTGGTCGATAagataaatacatttctttgtttgGTCAATACAGCCaacattcatcttaagataCTTCAAAAGACAGTTTTTATGAAAGGCCAGTGGGTCACTACTATTCATGGGGGGATATGGACCGGCCTGGCCCATGAATagagaaatgttttgttttgttttgtttttttttggggggggggtaaatctttgtttgttttttgtttttttgtttgtttttttgtacaccccataaaaatcgtcaaaaacaCTGATAATCATTCAACATGCAGTGCCccctaaacaaaaaacaaaaacgggggtaaaaaaaaaaaaaagatctgcaaAATATTAacgagatacttcacttatttagcccattatagcaataaaaattaaatattttgtctataattaatttgatactttcattatttttcacgtacaattagtacctttaaaaacacattttgcaacttgctgtcgactgaaaatgacagaaagtgctcaggtaaccaatcactgcacacctgttttctaggtttggtcatgtgacattcacaagctgagctgtgattggttacctgaccccttgtaatgtcattttcagttgacagcaagttgcaaaatgtgtttttaaaggtactaattgtacatgaaaaataatgaaaatatcacatttattataggcaaaatattaatgttttgctgccaaaaatggctaaataagtaaagtatccctttaaaaatataaaaatatcacaatattttcaAGTATGCAGGGGTCAACTGTATGAATTATTActtcaattattttaattataattaatttaataaataaatacatttcaaatgcagaaaaataacatttattatttaaaataaatcagttccctgattatttaattagataaatgaactcttaaaaaaataagtaagtaaAAATAGTATTAAATCATTCGATCTTCATCCAGCCTACTTTGCCAAGTCATGGTTGGAGGAACTCAAGAGTGGGGCGGTTATGATTATCCACATATTTTGCGAAATACGTCAGTTTTACTTCAGATTTACTTCATTGTGTAATTTCACAACCAACTATTTGGATACACACTACTAAAAACAACATTTGAACCTCACTGCTTCACAGTGCATTGAGCGGCCGTGGCAATGAACCCACCAGTGATGGCGAGCCGCTGCTTCTCTAGCCTCTCCATGTGCTCAGCCTGGAGCTGCTTCATCTGGGTGCCGAGGAGGTCGTTCTCCAGGTGAAGGTTGTTGATGGTCTGGCTGCTCTTCTCCAGCTGACACCGGAGCAACTCCACCAGCTTGGCTCTGTTCTCCAGTTCAAGCCTCATGCTCTCTTTTTCGGCGAGAAGGGTCCCACACTGTCTCCGAGCTTCTTCCAGTAGACAAAGGGGCTGGGAATGGAGATTTTAAGCAGCTGTCAAACACATAGCAGCATGCGGCAGCTGACATTAATGTCAgtatttttcttcaatgattggctAGGAGAAATTGCATCCTTCTAAATATCTCTCAAAAAGTGATTAATTGGGCAGGTGTACTCTATGCCTGCCCTAAACTTTTTC belongs to Festucalex cinctus isolate MCC-2025b chromosome 5, RoL_Fcin_1.0, whole genome shotgun sequence and includes:
- the LOC144019317 gene encoding uncharacterized protein LOC144019317 isoform X1 — translated: MDFKQREDTVAPSQDVSGLRFNSLALEELSEELERCTEETQRLQEEVEHATKAALEKFGYASKHISDPSLGSSSHQQCPSNVRTIRMKAQETEDVMLVSEQPMEHIMCRDPRDEQDVRMRALITSVGQEVEMLNHKLHSSKESGLRISTKLELLRTSLQQQLKKSDLTWSQEEAQTPEGEQEQAPPEESDQETKQPLCLLEEARRQCGTLLAEKESMRLELENRAKLVELLRCQLEKSSQTINNLHLENDLLGTQMKQLQAEHMERLEKQRLAITEEHKKLQPLHSCSCDKNRDIVLRLQGRLKSSQTELDQVRGALRTLEAGQTNALQARVQHLEETLEKVNQERSYQNTESQRQAQELTLVREEKWQLARELDAVHSKDKHLRERLSELEAILHKMTEGFANCQEFIQLKEQEFFRLKLKHVLDLKEFQGENVTPPGLDSLIPSVALADPHPSTRDARNARITESHARGRLSQDLGGPHRRRSAPARTHKPAFIEQAKATRRRTKCDGETMTEMAESHVRSCLMTATRHTLYPWRRASGCRSPVYALLTSDPGHS
- the LOC144019317 gene encoding uncharacterized protein LOC144019317 isoform X2; translation: MDFKQREDTVAPSQDVSGLRFNSLALEELSEELERCTEETQRLQEEVEHATKAALEKFGYASKHISDPSLGSSSHQQCPSNVRTIRMKAQETEDVMLVSEQPMEHIMCRDPRDEQDVRMRALITSVGQEVEMLNHKLHSSKESGLRISTKLELLRTSLQQQLKSDLTWSQEEAQTPEGEQEQAPPEESDQETKQPLCLLEEARRQCGTLLAEKESMRLELENRAKLVELLRCQLEKSSQTINNLHLENDLLGTQMKQLQAEHMERLEKQRLAITEEHKKLQPLHSCSCDKNRDIVLRLQGRLKSSQTELDQVRGALRTLEAGQTNALQARVQHLEETLEKVNQERSYQNTESQRQAQELTLVREEKWQLARELDAVHSKDKHLRERLSELEAILHKMTEGFANCQEFIQLKEQEFFRLKLKHVLDLKEFQGENVTPPGLDSLIPSVALADPHPSTRDARNARITESHARGRLSQDLGGPHRRRSAPARTHKPAFIEQAKATRRRTKCDGETMTEMAESHVRSCLMTATRHTLYPWRRASGCRSPVYALLTSDPGHS
- the LOC144019317 gene encoding uncharacterized protein LOC144019317 isoform X5, which codes for MDFKQREDTVAPSQDVSGLRFNSLALEELSEELERCTEETQRLQEEVEHATKAALEKFGYASKHISDPSLGSSSHQQCPSNVRTIRMKAQETEDVMLVSEQPMEHIMCRDPRDEQDVRMRALITSVGQEVEMLNHKLHSSKESGLRISTKLELLRTSLQQQLKKSDLTWSQEEAQTPEGEQEQAPPEESDQETKQPLCLLEEARRQCGTLLAEKESMRLELENRAKLVELLRCQLEKSSQTINNLHLENDLLGTQMKQLQAEHMERLEKQRLAITEEHKKLQPLHSCSCDKNRDIVLRLQGRLKSSQTELDQVRGALRTLEAGQTNALQARVQHLEETLEKVNQERSYQNTESQRQAQELTLVREEKWQLARELDAVHSKDKHLRERLSELEAILHKMTEGFANCQEFIQLKEQEFFRLKLKHVLDLKEFQGENVTPPGLDSLIPSVALADPHPSTRDARNARITESHARGRLSQDLGGPHRRRSAPARTHKPAFIEQAKATRRRTKCDGETMTEMAESERPLCFSNLGHPS
- the LOC144019317 gene encoding uncharacterized protein LOC144019317 isoform X3, with amino-acid sequence MDFKQREDTVAPSQDVSGLRFNSLALEELSEELERCTEETQRLQEEVEHATKAALEKFGYASKHISDPSLGSSSHQQCPSNVRTIRMKAQETEDVMLVSEQPMEHIMCRDPRDEQDVRMRALITSVGQEVEMLNHKLHSSKESGLRISTKLELLRTSLQQQLKKSDLTWSQEEAQTPEGEQEQAPPEESDQETKQPLCLLEEARRQCGTLLAEKESMRLELENRAKLVELLRCQLEKSSQTINNLHLENDLLGTQMKQLQAEHMERLEKQRLAITEHKKLQPLHSCSCDKNRDIVLRLQGRLKSSQTELDQVRGALRTLEAGQTNALQARVQHLEETLEKVNQERSYQNTESQRQAQELTLVREEKWQLARELDAVHSKDKHLRERLSELEAILHKMTEGFANCQEFIQLKEQEFFRLKLKHVLDLKEFQGENVTPPGLDSLIPSVALADPHPSTRDARNARITESHARGRLSQDLGGPHRRRSAPARTHKPAFIEQAKATRRRTKCDGETMTEMAESHVRSCLMTATRHTLYPWRRASGCRSPVYALLTSDPGHS
- the LOC144019317 gene encoding uncharacterized protein LOC144019317 isoform X4 produces the protein MDFKQREDTVAPSQDVSGLRFNSLALEELSEELERCTEETQRLQEEVEHATKAALEKFGYASKHIYPSLGSSSHQQCPSNVRTIRMKAQETEDVMLVSEQPMEHIMCRDPRDEQDVRMRALITSVGQEVEMLNHKLHSSKESGLRISTKLELLRTSLQQQLKKSDLTWSQEEAQTPEGEQEQAPPEESDQETKQPLCLLEEARRQCGTLLAEKESMRLELENRAKLVELLRCQLEKSSQTINNLHLENDLLGTQMKQLQAEHMERLEKQRLAITEEHKKLQPLHSCSCDKNRDIVLRLQGRLKSSQTELDQVRGALRTLEAGQTNALQARVQHLEETLEKVNQERSYQNTESQRQAQELTLVREEKWQLARELDAVHSKDKHLRERLSELEAILHKMTEGFANCQEFIQLKEQEFFRLKLKHVLDLKEFQGENVTPPGLDSLIPSVALADPHPSTRDARNARITESHARGRLSQDLGGPHRRRSAPARTHKPAFIEQAKATRRRTKCDGETMTEMAESHVRSCLMTATRHTLYPWRRASGCRSPVYALLTSDPGHS